From Candidatus Micrarchaeota archaeon, a single genomic window includes:
- a CDS encoding RNA-binding protein encodes MKVCVTCAVRTENYAAFRCPVCGTEIVRCAHCRASSKPYVCPKCGFTGP; translated from the coding sequence TGTAACCTGTGCTGTTAGGACAGAGAACTATGCGGCGTTCAGATGTCCTGTGTGCGGTACGGAGATCGTTAGGTGTGCCCATTGCAGAGCTTCCAGCAAACCGTACGTTTGTCCCAAATGCGGATTTACAGGACCGTGA
- a CDS encoding elongation factor 1-beta, translating into MGKVAMVLRVTPEDPSRADELAERIRQLNPNSVDIEDIGFGIKVLKVSFIIDDREGDPSSIEEKLRNLDGVSEIDTLSVDLIS; encoded by the coding sequence ATGGGTAAGGTGGCTATGGTGCTTCGCGTGACTCCTGAGGATCCTTCCCGTGCTGACGAACTGGCCGAACGGATAAGACAACTTAATCCTAACTCTGTGGATATCGAAGACATCGGGTTCGGGATAAAGGTGTTGAAGGTGTCATTCATCATCGATGACAGGGAAGGCGATCCCTCTTCTATCGAGGAGAAATTGAGAAACCTTGACGGTGTCAGCGAAATCGATACGTTGAGCGTTGACCTCATCTCCTAA